The genome window ACTTGAGCGTGAACTGGTCAAGCGCGACGATGCCGCCCTGATCTATCGCGCCGACCAGTTACGCAACCTGCTCAACGACAGCAATACCCTGGACCTGATCAAGACCAAGCCAGAGCTGTTCAAGAACATGCTGGGCAACAGCGAGTCGGTACTGAGCATCGCGGCGCCGGGGCAAAAACCGTTGTTGTTGGTTAACCCGGGCAACATTGAAATGCCGTCCGTAGTTCCCGTCCCCAAAGACCACGAGCTGGGCTTTTCCGACGTGCACCATTTGCCCGGTGTGAATGGCGTGCCTTTCGCCACCGTAGCTGCATCCATCGACTCCGGAGACCTCGGCAGCCTGCAAGTCACCACCGGGCGCCTGATGACTGAACGCACCGCCATGCTCGCCAGCTATCGCCTGAGCGTGTTTGTCCTGGCAACCATTGCAGCGATCATCCTCGCGTTGGTGGGTTACCTGCTGGTGTACCGCGGGCTTTTGCCGTTGCGGCGCCTGGCCACGCATACCCAAGGCATCGGCGTGGGCAACCTGGCCGAGCGACTCGACAGCCACGGCGCACCGAAAGAGCTGCTGCCGATGATCGACGCCTTCAACACCATGCTGGAGCGACTGGCCAAAGGCTTCGTGCAACTGGGCCAGGTGTCCACCGACATGGCCCACGAACTGCGTACGCCGATCAATAACCTGCTGGGCGAAACGCAAGTCGCGCTGCAACAGAGCCGC of Pseudomonas fluorescens contains these proteins:
- a CDS encoding heavy metal sensor histidine kinase produces the protein MNHRRHYSLTLRLALIFALLAFALLATLGVALYRELERELVKRDDAALIYRADQLRNLLNDSNTLDLIKTKPELFKNMLGNSESVLSIAAPGQKPLLLVNPGNIEMPSVVPVPKDHELGFSDVHHLPGVNGVPFATVAASIDSGDLGSLQVTTGRLMTERTAMLASYRLSVFVLATIAAIILALVGYLLVYRGLLPLRRLATHTQGIGVGNLAERLDSHGAPKELLPMIDAFNTMLERLAKGFVQLGQVSTDMAHELRTPINNLLGETQVALQQSRSIESYQQLLASNVEELERLARMLDNMLFLARTDPASALRQRQALSAADEVERMADYFEGLASDVGISILAEGDGVIWAEPMLLRRALANLCANAIKYGAPRSDLLIQAVPNTDGINLRVSNRGETIPAEHLPRLFERFYRVDESRERSAQSNGLGLSIVATIMLLHNGRYSVTSDAGLTCFELFFPKREA